Proteins found in one Mesorhizobium sp. CAU 1732 genomic segment:
- the rplM gene encoding 50S ribosomal protein L13 produces the protein MTTFSQKPADVVKKWVLIDAEGLVVGRLASIVANILRGKNKPTFTPHVDDGDNVIIINAGKITLTGKKYTDKKYYWHTGHPGGIKERTARDILEGRFPERVVEKAVERMIPRGPLGRRQMKNLRVYAGADHPHEAQQPVTLDVGALNSKNKRAA, from the coding sequence ATGACAACCTTTTCGCAGAAGCCTGCGGACGTGGTGAAGAAGTGGGTGCTGATCGACGCCGAAGGTCTCGTCGTCGGCCGCCTCGCCTCCATCGTCGCCAACATCCTCCGCGGCAAGAACAAGCCGACCTTCACCCCGCATGTCGATGACGGTGACAATGTCATCATCATCAATGCCGGCAAGATCACGCTCACCGGCAAGAAATACACCGACAAGAAGTATTACTGGCACACCGGCCACCCCGGCGGCATCAAGGAGCGCACCGCGCGCGACATCCTGGAAGGCCGTTTTCCGGAGCGCGTGGTCGAGAAGGCCGTCGAACGCATGATCCCGCGCGGCCCGCTCGGCCGTCGCCAGATGAAGAACCTTCGCGTCTATGCCGGCGCGGATCATCCGCACGAAGCGCAGCAGCCCGTCACGCTCGACGTCGGCGCGCTCAACTCCAAGAACAAGAGGGCCGCATAA
- a CDS encoding type II toxin-antitoxin system ParD family antitoxin, protein MTLTLTDELEQFVRDEVKRGAFASNSEYVRNLVRERYLQERSRAARMKALDEALSRGIADAEAGRTIPIDEAFKTMRETLRREAGTRS, encoded by the coding sequence ATGACGCTCACGCTTACCGACGAGCTGGAACAGTTCGTTCGAGACGAAGTGAAGCGCGGCGCGTTCGCGTCGAACAGCGAGTATGTGCGGAACCTCGTTCGCGAACGATATCTGCAGGAGCGGAGCCGCGCCGCACGCATGAAAGCTCTGGACGAAGCGCTGTCGCGTGGCATTGCGGACGCTGAAGCAGGGCGTACCATTCCGATTGACGAAGCTTTTAAGACGATGCGCGAAACGCTTCGACGCGAGGCCGGCACCCGGTCATGA
- the argC gene encoding N-acetyl-gamma-glutamyl-phosphate reductase translates to MKPKIFIDGEHGTTGLQITQRLGARSDLDMLSIPQAERRNPDMRRQMLNEADIAILCLPDDAARESVSMLDGNNSTRVIDTSTANRVNPDWAYGFAEMDAQQADRIANARFVANPGCYPTGAIGLIRPLVQAGLLPSDYPISVNAVSGYTGGGKQMIAQMEDASAPDHIAAPHFLYGLTLTHKHVAELQLHGMLSRRPIFSPSVGRFAQGMIVQVPLHLSELNGDLSVGDLHAALDAHYAGQDIVEVVPLAVSAKLGRLDPTELNDTNRMKLFVFGAKDTGQANLVALLDNLGKGASGAAVQNMDLMLGKAA, encoded by the coding sequence ATGAAACCGAAAATCTTCATCGACGGCGAACACGGCACCACGGGCCTCCAGATCACGCAGCGGCTCGGCGCGCGCAGCGACCTCGACATGCTGTCGATCCCGCAGGCCGAGCGGCGCAATCCCGACATGCGCAGGCAGATGCTGAACGAGGCCGACATCGCGATCCTGTGCCTTCCCGACGACGCGGCGCGCGAATCCGTGTCGATGCTCGACGGCAACAATTCGACGCGGGTGATCGACACTTCAACCGCGAACCGCGTGAACCCGGACTGGGCCTATGGCTTCGCCGAAATGGATGCGCAGCAGGCCGACCGGATCGCCAATGCGCGCTTCGTCGCCAATCCGGGATGCTATCCGACCGGTGCGATCGGCCTGATCCGTCCTCTGGTGCAGGCAGGGCTTCTGCCATCGGACTATCCGATCAGCGTCAACGCGGTGTCCGGCTACACCGGCGGCGGCAAGCAGATGATCGCGCAGATGGAGGATGCATCAGCGCCCGACCACATCGCCGCGCCGCACTTTCTCTACGGCCTGACACTGACGCACAAGCACGTCGCCGAGTTGCAGCTTCACGGCATGCTGTCGCGCCGGCCGATCTTCTCACCCAGCGTCGGCCGCTTTGCGCAAGGCATGATCGTACAGGTGCCGTTGCATCTGTCCGAGCTCAACGGCGATCTTTCGGTCGGCGACCTGCATGCTGCGCTCGACGCGCATTATGCCGGGCAGGACATCGTCGAAGTGGTGCCGCTCGCGGTCAGTGCGAAACTCGGCCGCCTCGATCCGACCGAACTCAACGACACCAACCGTATGAAGCTCTTCGTCTTCGGGGCCAAGGATACCGGGCAGGCGAACCTCGTCGCGCTGCTCGACAATCTCGGCAAGGGCGCGTCGGGTGCCGCGGTCCAGAATATGGATCTGATGCTGGGCAAGGCGGCCTGA
- the rpsI gene encoding 30S ribosomal protein S9: protein MADLSSLAELGQATAGEQPAAPVHVQKLDKQGRAYATGKRKDAIARVWVKPGSGKIVVNDKEYDKYFARPVLQMILQQPIVAAARNGQYDVIATVIGGGLSGQAGAVRHGISKALTYYEPTLRGVLKKGGFLTRDSRTVERKKYGKAKARRSFQFSKR, encoded by the coding sequence ATGGCTGACCTTTCCTCCCTCGCAGAACTCGGTCAGGCGACCGCCGGCGAGCAGCCGGCAGCGCCCGTGCACGTCCAGAAGCTGGACAAGCAGGGCCGCGCCTATGCCACCGGCAAGCGCAAGGACGCGATCGCACGCGTCTGGGTCAAGCCGGGCTCGGGCAAGATCGTCGTCAACGACAAGGAGTACGACAAGTACTTCGCACGCCCGGTTCTGCAGATGATCCTGCAGCAGCCGATCGTCGCAGCCGCCCGCAACGGCCAGTATGACGTCATCGCGACGGTCATCGGCGGCGGTCTCTCCGGCCAGGCCGGTGCTGTCCGTCACGGCATCTCGAAGGCGCTCACCTATTACGAGCCGACGCTGCGCGGCGTGCTCAAGAAGGGCGGCTTCCTGACGCGCGACAGCCGTACCGTCGAGCGTAAGAAGTACGGCAAGGCCAAGGCCCGCCGCTCGTTCCAGTTCTCGAAGCGCTAA
- a CDS encoding VOC family protein, whose translation MEPRVSIITLGVDDLDRAYAFYEAMGLERHKRFTDGVAFFQMGGLILALWPREELAQDAGLPRYRQAAGRATIKLPGGAEHEIEGASPGVALAYNTRTPGEVAEVLAMAERAGGRVLKPAGKALWGGIQGYFYDTEGNLWEVAYNPDFPIDAEGRISLPE comes from the coding sequence ATGGAACCGCGCGTGTCGATCATCACGCTGGGCGTCGACGACCTCGATCGGGCCTATGCGTTCTACGAGGCCATGGGTCTCGAGCGCCACAAAAGGTTCACCGACGGCGTCGCCTTCTTCCAGATGGGCGGCTTGATTCTCGCGCTCTGGCCGCGCGAGGAACTGGCTCAGGACGCCGGGCTTCCGCGCTACCGCCAGGCTGCCGGTCGCGCCACGATCAAACTGCCCGGCGGCGCGGAGCATGAGATCGAGGGGGCGTCTCCCGGCGTCGCGCTCGCCTACAACACGCGCACCCCCGGCGAGGTGGCCGAGGTTCTCGCGATGGCCGAGCGGGCAGGCGGGCGTGTGCTGAAGCCGGCCGGCAAGGCGTTGTGGGGCGGCATCCAGGGCTATTTCTACGACACCGAAGGCAATCTCTGGGAGGTCGCCTACAATCCCGACTTTCCCATCGACGCGGAAGGGCGCATATCGCTTCCTGAATGA
- the speB gene encoding agmatinase gives MPSNAIDRAFTARKAMGSESEPTYAGALSFMRRKFSKDVKGADAVVWGIPFDAAVSNRPGARFGPQAIRRASAIFDVDPQYPFNLDLFEAMSVIDYGDCLLDYGNHQKTPATIEREAAKILKQADFLLSLGGDHFVTWPLLKAHAAKHGPLALVQFDAHQDTWFDDAKRIDHGSFVARAAREGIIDPERSIQIGIRTHAPEDFGIKIIYGYELEDMKATDIAYAIHERTGGKKTYITFDIDCLDPAFAPGTGTPVAGGPSSAKMLSVLRQLGGIDLAGADVVEVAPAYDHADITAIAGATVAMHYLGLLAENRARR, from the coding sequence ATGCCATCGAACGCCATCGACCGCGCCTTTACCGCCCGCAAGGCAATGGGCAGCGAGAGCGAGCCGACATATGCCGGCGCGCTGTCCTTCATGCGGCGCAAATTCTCGAAGGATGTGAAGGGTGCCGACGCGGTCGTGTGGGGCATCCCGTTCGATGCGGCCGTCTCCAATCGGCCCGGCGCGCGCTTCGGCCCGCAGGCGATCAGGCGTGCGTCGGCGATTTTCGACGTCGATCCGCAATATCCGTTCAATCTCGATCTGTTCGAAGCCATGTCGGTCATCGACTATGGCGACTGCCTGCTCGACTACGGCAACCACCAGAAGACGCCGGCGACGATCGAGCGTGAAGCCGCGAAGATTCTCAAGCAGGCCGATTTCCTGCTGTCTCTGGGGGGCGATCATTTCGTCACGTGGCCGCTTCTGAAGGCGCATGCCGCGAAGCACGGTCCGCTGGCACTCGTGCAGTTCGACGCGCATCAGGACACATGGTTCGACGATGCGAAACGCATCGACCACGGTTCCTTCGTGGCGCGGGCGGCGCGCGAAGGCATCATCGATCCCGAGCGCTCGATCCAGATCGGCATCCGCACCCATGCGCCCGAGGATTTCGGCATCAAGATCATCTACGGCTACGAGCTGGAGGACATGAAGGCGACCGACATCGCCTATGCGATCCATGAGCGGACCGGCGGCAAGAAAACCTACATCACGTTCGATATCGATTGCCTCGATCCGGCCTTCGCGCCGGGAACAGGCACGCCGGTCGCGGGCGGCCCCTCCTCCGCCAAGATGCTCTCCGTGTTGCGGCAGTTGGGCGGGATCGATCTCGCCGGCGCCGACGTGGTCGAAGTCGCACCCGCCTACGACCATGCCGACATCACGGCGATTGCGGGTGCAACGGTCGCGATGCACTATCTCGGCCTGCTGGCCGAGAACCGCGCACGACGATGA
- a CDS encoding PaaI family thioesterase, which produces MNPHIPVMSADEINVLLKKIYPQLNEHYADYLATDVFPGGCVVRLNAGERHLRPGNTVSGPSLFTLADIGGYVCVLSHAGPDALSVTTNLNINFMRKAEPGPIDGRCRILKLGRSLMVFDIEMVAGPDKHVVAHASGTYSIPPKRG; this is translated from the coding sequence ATGAACCCGCATATCCCGGTCATGAGTGCGGACGAGATCAACGTCCTGCTGAAAAAAATCTACCCGCAACTCAACGAGCACTATGCGGATTATCTCGCCACCGACGTGTTCCCCGGCGGCTGCGTGGTGCGCCTGAATGCCGGCGAGCGGCATCTGCGACCGGGAAACACCGTGTCGGGACCATCGCTGTTCACGCTGGCCGATATCGGCGGCTATGTCTGCGTGCTCTCGCATGCCGGGCCCGACGCCCTGTCGGTCACGACCAATTTGAACATCAACTTCATGCGCAAGGCCGAGCCCGGCCCGATCGACGGCCGCTGCCGCATTCTCAAGCTGGGGCGCAGCCTGATGGTGTTCGATATCGAAATGGTGGCCGGCCCCGACAAACACGTCGTGGCGCACGCCAGTGGAACCTATTCGATTCCGCCCAAGCGCGGCTGA
- a CDS encoding DUF2842 domain-containing protein — MPVRLKKLIGTVLLVLLVSVYAIFATIIAVAQLAESGPLVHLAYFLFTGLLWVLPAMLIIKWMVKEPRSRAG; from the coding sequence ATGCCCGTACGTCTCAAGAAGCTGATCGGAACCGTGCTGCTGGTGCTGCTGGTCTCGGTCTATGCGATCTTCGCAACGATCATTGCCGTCGCGCAGTTGGCCGAATCCGGCCCGCTGGTTCACCTCGCCTACTTCCTGTTCACGGGCCTGCTGTGGGTGCTTCCCGCGATGCTCATCATCAAATGGATGGTGAAGGAGCCGCGCTCGCGCGCAGGCTGA
- a CDS encoding type II toxin-antitoxin system RelE/ParE family toxin, which yields MRVVITDAAWNDTINIARHIANDSLTHAETFLDNIHERCIALGDFPQAYPFLKGYEAKGIRRRVYGNYLIFYRVGADSVDVLHIFHGAREIDPDLFDPK from the coding sequence ATGAGGGTGGTGATCACGGACGCGGCGTGGAACGATACGATCAATATTGCCCGTCACATCGCCAATGACAGCCTCACGCACGCGGAAACCTTCCTGGACAATATCCATGAGCGCTGCATCGCCTTGGGTGACTTCCCCCAGGCGTATCCGTTTCTCAAGGGCTACGAAGCAAAGGGCATCAGACGCAGAGTCTATGGAAACTACCTGATCTTCTACCGTGTCGGGGCCGATTCTGTGGACGTCCTCCATATTTTTCACGGTGCCAGGGAGATCGATCCGGACCTGTTTGATCCCAAGTGA
- a CDS encoding enoyl-CoA hydratase, with protein MADIVALRKSEAAGPLVSALDNGVLRLTLDSPPANALSVEMMGALQEALDAARDDPAVRVVVIAATGKVFCAGHDLKELTDRRADEDRGKAFFKLTMNVCSRLMQSIVRLPQPVIAEVDGVATAAGCQLVASCDLAIASSEATFATPGVNIGLFCSTPMVALSRNISRKHAMEMLLTGETIEATTAREFGLVNRVVPPEYLNQIVTKYAQTIASKSPLTLKIGKEAFYEQAEMSLSSAYAHTASVMVENMLARDAEEGIGAFIEKRKPEWTGE; from the coding sequence ATGGCGGATATCGTCGCGTTGCGAAAAAGTGAGGCCGCCGGGCCGTTGGTGTCTGCGCTCGACAACGGCGTGCTCCGGCTGACACTGGACAGTCCCCCGGCCAACGCCTTGTCCGTCGAGATGATGGGGGCGTTGCAGGAAGCGCTCGATGCAGCCCGCGACGACCCGGCAGTGCGTGTGGTCGTGATTGCAGCAACGGGCAAGGTGTTTTGCGCCGGGCACGATCTGAAGGAATTGACCGACCGTCGCGCCGATGAGGATCGCGGAAAGGCGTTCTTCAAGCTCACCATGAATGTCTGTTCGCGGCTCATGCAGTCGATCGTGCGACTGCCTCAGCCGGTCATCGCGGAGGTCGATGGCGTGGCGACGGCCGCCGGCTGCCAGCTCGTCGCAAGCTGCGATCTTGCGATCGCTTCGAGCGAGGCGACGTTCGCCACGCCCGGCGTCAATATCGGGCTGTTCTGTTCCACGCCCATGGTCGCGCTGTCGCGCAACATCTCGCGCAAGCATGCGATGGAGATGCTGCTGACCGGCGAAACGATCGAGGCAACGACGGCGCGCGAATTTGGTCTGGTCAACCGCGTCGTTCCGCCCGAATATCTGAATCAGATTGTCACCAAATATGCGCAAACCATTGCTTCGAAATCGCCTTTGACGCTGAAGATCGGCAAGGAGGCCTTCTACGAGCAGGCGGAGATGAGCCTTTCCAGCGCCTACGCGCATACGGCGAGTGTCATGGTGGAAAACATGCTGGCGCGCGACGCGGAAGAGGGCATCGGCGCCTTCATCGAAAAGCGCAAACCGGAGTGGACCGGGGAATGA
- a CDS encoding COX15/CtaA family protein, which yields MADQALSPSHPLKAIERERRNRLYVRVWLYIVLVVLLALFLVGGATRLTGSGLSITEWKPIHGVIPPIGEAQWQEELEKYRQIPQYQQINKGMSLEEFKVIFWWEWAHRVLARGVGILVALPLAFFWVTGRLERHLKPKLVGLLALGGLQGFIGWWMVASGLSERVSVSQYRLATHLVLACLIFTATMLIARGLAPHTAGPAPERTRRLAGWMVVLVLIQIYLGALVAGLHAGMTFNTWPLMDGRVWPDQLLLLEPMWRNFFENPKTVQFVHRLGAYVIFAAALWHAIVTWRQAPGSTHAYRAIVLFGLVTLQAVIGIVTLLTVVQLHPAITHHALAIILLGFAAAHWRGTKGSYPLPTAIRT from the coding sequence ATGGCCGACCAGGCGCTGTCCCCGTCTCATCCATTGAAAGCCATCGAGCGCGAGCGCCGCAACCGCCTCTATGTGCGTGTGTGGCTTTATATCGTGCTTGTCGTGCTTCTGGCGCTTTTCCTCGTCGGCGGCGCGACGCGGCTGACCGGCTCCGGCCTCTCCATCACCGAATGGAAACCGATACACGGCGTCATTCCGCCCATCGGCGAGGCGCAATGGCAGGAGGAACTGGAGAAATACCGCCAGATCCCGCAATACCAGCAGATCAACAAGGGCATGTCCCTTGAGGAGTTCAAGGTCATCTTCTGGTGGGAATGGGCGCATCGTGTGCTTGCGCGGGGCGTCGGCATTCTCGTGGCGCTGCCGCTCGCGTTCTTCTGGGTGACCGGGCGGCTTGAGCGTCATCTGAAGCCGAAGCTCGTCGGTCTCCTGGCGTTGGGTGGCCTTCAAGGCTTCATCGGCTGGTGGATGGTCGCCTCGGGCCTGTCGGAGCGGGTGTCCGTGAGCCAGTACCGACTCGCGACGCATCTGGTTCTCGCCTGCCTGATCTTCACCGCCACGATGCTCATAGCGCGGGGGCTGGCCCCGCATACGGCCGGCCCGGCGCCGGAACGCACGCGCCGCCTTGCCGGCTGGATGGTGGTTCTGGTGCTCATCCAGATTTATCTCGGCGCGCTGGTGGCCGGCCTTCACGCCGGCATGACGTTCAACACCTGGCCCCTGATGGACGGGCGCGTCTGGCCGGACCAGTTGCTGCTGCTCGAGCCGATGTGGCGCAATTTTTTCGAAAACCCGAAGACAGTGCAGTTCGTCCACCGTCTCGGCGCTTACGTGATCTTCGCCGCCGCCCTGTGGCACGCCATCGTGACATGGCGGCAAGCGCCGGGCTCGACGCATGCGTACCGCGCGATCGTGCTGTTCGGGCTGGTGACGTTGCAGGCGGTGATCGGCATCGTGACGCTCTTGACCGTCGTGCAGCTTCACCCGGCGATCACGCATCACGCGCTGGCGATCATCCTGCTTGGTTTTGCCGCCGCGCATTGGCGCGGCACGAAGGGCAGCTATCCGCTGCCGACCGCGATCAGGACCTGA
- a CDS encoding aminoglycoside phosphotransferase family protein — MLPALPPRWQISDPDLLSDGIGGKVWKVTLPDGRMAALKQASVLAQKEVPGGNDFLRWIDGAGAIRLLDEDGALSLLEWAGERTLLTHLEDHGDDAATEIAADVVKRLHATRDAAPPATLTSLTENFAGLFAKAQADRIAREHSQFVDAAEIAARLLENQKDVRPLHGDIHHENILSGDRGWLAIDAKGVLGDPAFDIANLFYNPVESELRTDPARAVSMATILSRELACDIEKVLDYAFAFSALSASWHLEDGNTEEAQRSLAVGRAVRAAADQVRS, encoded by the coding sequence GTGCTCCCTGCCCTGCCGCCGAGATGGCAGATATCCGATCCAGACCTTCTCTCCGACGGTATCGGAGGGAAGGTCTGGAAAGTCACGCTTCCTGACGGACGCATGGCGGCGCTCAAGCAGGCGAGCGTGCTGGCGCAGAAGGAAGTGCCCGGCGGCAACGATTTCCTGCGCTGGATCGACGGCGCGGGCGCGATCCGGCTGCTCGATGAAGACGGCGCGTTGTCGCTGCTCGAATGGGCGGGTGAACGCACGCTGCTTACCCACCTCGAAGACCACGGCGACGATGCAGCGACCGAGATCGCGGCCGATGTGGTCAAGCGACTGCATGCGACGCGGGATGCAGCCCCGCCTGCCACGCTGACCAGCCTGACCGAGAACTTCGCCGGTCTGTTCGCAAAGGCGCAAGCCGACCGCATCGCCCGCGAACATTCACAGTTCGTGGATGCGGCTGAAATTGCGGCGAGGCTGCTGGAGAATCAGAAAGACGTGCGCCCGCTGCATGGCGACATCCACCACGAGAACATCCTGTCGGGCGACCGTGGCTGGCTGGCGATCGACGCGAAGGGCGTGTTGGGCGACCCCGCCTTCGACATCGCCAATCTGTTCTACAATCCGGTGGAGTCCGAATTGCGAACCGACCCCGCACGCGCGGTTTCGATGGCGACGATCCTGTCGCGCGAACTCGCCTGCGACATCGAAAAAGTTCTCGACTACGCGTTCGCGTTTTCCGCGCTGTCAGCGTCCTGGCATCTGGAAGACGGCAACACCGAGGAAGCGCAGCGGAGCCTTGCGGTCGGCCGTGCCGTTCGCGCTGCCGCCGATCAGGTCAGGTCCTGA
- a CDS encoding mechanosensitive ion channel domain-containing protein, giving the protein MTAFAFRHLTLTVLVTLFAFAPLSASFGQAAQEQPAQEQPAGYSGLADLLENDVTRSELIDELRRLAGERVETTPTPAPESVSFARRLAGMTHYAAERVVAEIAGIYHQVAAFDRSAVSAQAASEFGSALLELIVVIVIVAAAIWLLRSIAARLYARSSAWVERGDGKRLWLRRGGAALSCGLVDFAIVLAGWLIGYAAALFVLGEGGRMDTRQSLFLNAFLVVETFRVVIRLLFANRYDGLRLLPVKAEDAAYWNAWLSRLGGFVGYGILVAAPIAATYLGAAAGHLLSGAVYALALAAAIAIIRQNRQAVRTRLASMAERSNVGFIRLALGTLARTWHLLAIAYLTAFIVLMVVRPGAALGFMLAATVQSIGALLLGSLVSTLIDRGIAMGIRLQSRTRQQFPMLEERLNAFVPGTLKFVRILITVVVLAIIIDAWSVFDVFAWAGSESGMRVLGTFATITLIIAGAVGVWLLISSWIEHRLNLGLDGNSVGASAREKTLLSLFRNAFTIALVVVVTMITLSELGLDIGPLLAGAGVLGLAIGFGAQKLVQDVITGVFIQLENAMNTGDVVSAGGITGVVERLTVRSVGIRDLSGTYHLIPFSSVDTVSNFMRGFGFHVGEYRVAYRENVDDVIEILKLAFEDLRKDPDQEPFIIDELEVHGVTEFADSSVTVRVRVKTLPGYQWPVGRAYNGLVKKRLDAADIKVPYPHLTLNVGEAGQVIETPSGKSGSRSTGKPRPARKRVSGPRKAPAQDIPSQDEVDR; this is encoded by the coding sequence ATGACAGCTTTCGCTTTTCGCCATTTGACGCTCACCGTTCTCGTCACCCTGTTCGCGTTTGCGCCGCTCTCCGCGTCCTTTGGCCAAGCGGCTCAAGAACAGCCGGCGCAAGAACAGCCGGCGGGCTATTCCGGTCTGGCCGACCTGCTCGAAAACGATGTCACGCGAAGCGAACTGATCGACGAGTTGCGCCGACTTGCCGGCGAACGCGTCGAGACGACGCCGACACCTGCGCCGGAGAGCGTTTCATTCGCGCGGCGGCTTGCCGGCATGACCCATTACGCGGCGGAGAGGGTGGTCGCCGAGATTGCCGGCATCTACCATCAGGTCGCCGCCTTCGATCGAAGCGCGGTGTCTGCGCAGGCGGCATCGGAGTTCGGATCGGCACTGCTCGAACTGATCGTGGTGATCGTGATCGTGGCCGCCGCGATCTGGCTGCTTCGCAGCATCGCCGCGCGTCTTTATGCGCGATCGTCTGCCTGGGTGGAACGCGGCGACGGCAAACGGTTGTGGCTGAGGCGCGGCGGCGCGGCGCTGTCCTGCGGCCTCGTCGACTTCGCGATCGTTCTTGCCGGCTGGCTCATCGGCTATGCCGCCGCGCTGTTCGTGCTGGGCGAGGGCGGGCGCATGGATACGCGGCAATCGCTGTTCCTGAATGCCTTTCTCGTCGTCGAGACCTTCAGGGTGGTCATCCGGCTCCTGTTTGCAAATCGCTACGATGGATTGCGCCTTCTCCCCGTAAAGGCGGAAGACGCGGCCTATTGGAATGCATGGTTGTCGCGGCTGGGGGGCTTCGTCGGATACGGCATCCTGGTGGCAGCACCCATCGCCGCGACCTATCTGGGCGCCGCTGCGGGGCATCTCTTGTCCGGCGCTGTGTACGCTCTGGCGCTTGCGGCCGCGATTGCGATCATCAGGCAGAACCGGCAGGCGGTGCGCACGCGGTTGGCGTCCATGGCCGAGCGAAGCAATGTCGGCTTCATACGGTTGGCGCTGGGTACGCTGGCGCGCACCTGGCACCTGCTGGCGATAGCCTATTTGACCGCCTTCATCGTCCTCATGGTGGTCCGGCCAGGTGCCGCACTTGGCTTCATGCTCGCTGCGACGGTGCAGTCGATCGGCGCGCTCCTTCTCGGAAGCCTCGTCTCGACGCTCATCGATCGCGGTATCGCGATGGGCATCCGGCTTCAATCGCGGACACGGCAGCAGTTCCCAATGCTGGAAGAGCGGCTGAACGCCTTCGTTCCGGGCACGCTGAAATTCGTGCGCATCCTGATCACCGTGGTCGTTCTCGCGATCATCATCGACGCGTGGTCGGTCTTCGACGTCTTTGCCTGGGCGGGTTCGGAAAGCGGGATGCGGGTTCTGGGCACCTTTGCGACGATCACCCTGATCATCGCCGGAGCCGTGGGTGTGTGGCTCCTGATATCCTCATGGATCGAGCACCGCCTCAACCTTGGCCTCGACGGCAATTCGGTCGGCGCAAGCGCGCGCGAAAAGACGCTCCTGTCGCTGTTTCGCAACGCATTCACGATCGCTCTGGTCGTGGTGGTGACGATGATTACGCTGTCCGAACTCGGCCTGGATATCGGACCCTTGCTGGCAGGTGCCGGCGTTCTGGGTCTGGCGATCGGTTTCGGCGCGCAGAAGCTTGTGCAGGACGTCATCACAGGCGTCTTCATCCAGCTTGAGAACGCCATGAACACCGGCGACGTCGTGTCGGCCGGCGGGATAACGGGCGTCGTGGAGCGACTGACGGTCCGGTCTGTGGGCATCCGGGATTTGTCCGGCACCTATCATTTGATCCCGTTTTCGTCGGTCGATACCGTCTCGAACTTCATGCGCGGCTTTGGTTTCCACGTCGGCGAATACCGCGTCGCCTATCGGGAAAACGTCGATGACGTCATCGAAATTCTGAAGCTGGCCTTCGAGGATTTGCGAAAAGACCCGGATCAGGAGCCTTTCATCATCGATGAGCTCGAAGTCCATGGCGTCACCGAATTCGCGGATTCCAGTGTCACGGTTCGCGTTCGCGTGAAGACCCTGCCGGGCTACCAGTGGCCGGTTGGGCGCGCCTATAACGGCTTGGTCAAGAAGCGGCTCGATGCTGCGGACATCAAGGTTCCCTATCCTCATCTGACGCTGAATGTCGGCGAAGCCGGCCAGGTAATCGAGACGCCGTCCGGAAAGTCCGGGAGCAGATCGACCGGCAAGCCGCGTCCGGCGCGCAAGCGGGTGTCTGGCCCTCGAAAGGCCCCTGCGCAGGATATCCCGTCACAGGACGAGGTCGACCGGTGA
- a CDS encoding CoA-binding protein, whose amino-acid sequence MNHDSYDNSYIAGILNSVKTIAIVGASANDVRPSFFVTKYLIDKGFTVFPINPGHAGREILGRMTYARLADVPEPIDMVDIFRASAAVPPIVDDALALDPLPKVIWMQLTVRNDEAAARAEAAGLQVVMNRCPKIEYARLAGEIGWNGVNSRVISSKKPLMRKGFQSFGIRQK is encoded by the coding sequence ATGAACCACGATTCCTACGACAATTCCTACATCGCCGGCATCCTGAACAGCGTGAAGACGATCGCCATCGTCGGCGCGTCTGCAAACGACGTTCGGCCATCCTTTTTCGTCACCAAATACCTGATCGACAAGGGATTTACCGTCTTCCCGATCAATCCCGGCCATGCCGGCAGGGAGATCCTCGGCCGGATGACATATGCGAGGCTGGCCGACGTTCCGGAGCCGATCGACATGGTCGATATCTTCCGCGCCTCGGCAGCCGTTCCACCGATCGTGGACGATGCGCTGGCGCTCGACCCGCTGCCCAAGGTGATCTGGATGCAGTTGACAGTGCGCAATGACGAGGCGGCGGCCAGGGCCGAGGCAGCCGGCCTGCAAGTCGTGATGAACCGCTGCCCGAAGATCGAATATGCGCGGCTCGCCGGCGAGATCGGCTGGAACGGCGTCAACAGCCGCGTGATCTCGTCGAAGAAGCCCCTGATGCGCAAGGGCTTCCAGAGTTTCGGTATCCGCCAGAAGTAA